One part of the Streptomyces sp. AM 2-1-1 genome encodes these proteins:
- a CDS encoding response regulator transcription factor, producing MPQDHRPAPSVRVLLAEDQGMMRGALALLLGLEPDFEVVAQVGSGDEIVPAALTSRPDVALLDIELPVRSGLDVAADLREQVPDCRVLILTTFGRPGYLRRAMDAGAAGFLVKDGPVEELAGAIRKVLAGEIVVDPALAAAALGAGPSPLTGRERDALNAASGGATVADIARRLHLSESTVRNYLSSAIGKTGTRNRTEAARAARQQGWL from the coding sequence ATGCCGCAGGACCACCGGCCCGCCCCGTCCGTCCGCGTCCTGCTCGCCGAGGACCAGGGCATGATGCGGGGCGCGCTCGCCCTGCTGCTGGGACTGGAGCCGGACTTCGAGGTGGTGGCCCAGGTGGGCTCCGGCGACGAGATCGTGCCGGCCGCCCTCACCTCCCGGCCCGACGTGGCGCTGCTCGACATCGAACTCCCGGTGCGCAGCGGTCTGGACGTCGCCGCCGATCTGCGCGAGCAGGTGCCGGATTGCCGGGTGCTGATCCTCACGACGTTCGGCCGCCCGGGTTATCTGCGCCGGGCGATGGACGCGGGCGCCGCCGGTTTCCTCGTGAAGGACGGGCCGGTGGAGGAGTTGGCCGGGGCGATCCGCAAGGTGCTGGCCGGGGAGATCGTGGTCGATCCGGCGCTCGCGGCCGCGGCGCTGGGGGCGGGTCCGAGCCCGTTGACCGGCCGCGAGCGGGACGCCCTGAACGCCGCCTCCGGCGGGGCGACGGTCGCGGACATCGCGCGGCGGTTGCACCTGTCGGAGTCGACCGTCCGCAACTACCTCTCCTCCGCGATCGGCAAGACCGGCACCCGCAACCGCACGGAGGCGGCCCGGGCGGCCCGGCAGCAGGGCTGGCTCTGA
- a CDS encoding Nif3-like dinuclear metal center hexameric protein, translating into MPRLSEVIAELDALWPPERAEGWDAVGTVCGDPDAETARVLFAVDPVGSVVDEAVRLGAQLVVTHHPLYLRGTTTVAADTFKGRVVHRLITHGIALHVAHTNADTADPGVSDALAGALGLRVTGPLVPDASDPEGRRGLGRICELDHPETLGDFAARAAARLPATAQGIRLAGDPGATVRTVAVSGGSGDSLFDAVRAAGVDAFLTADLRHHPASEAVQHSPLGLVDAAHWATEWPWCEQAAAQLDAISDRHGWDLRVHVSKQVTDPWTTHHSSGAPN; encoded by the coding sequence GTGCCCCGTCTGTCTGAAGTCATCGCCGAGCTCGACGCCCTCTGGCCCCCCGAGCGGGCCGAGGGATGGGACGCGGTGGGCACGGTCTGCGGTGACCCCGACGCGGAGACCGCACGGGTCCTGTTCGCCGTCGACCCGGTGGGGAGCGTCGTCGACGAGGCGGTACGGCTCGGTGCGCAGCTCGTCGTCACCCACCACCCGCTCTACCTGCGGGGAACCACGACGGTCGCGGCCGACACCTTCAAGGGCCGGGTCGTGCACCGGCTCATCACGCACGGCATCGCCCTGCACGTCGCGCACACCAACGCCGACACCGCCGACCCCGGGGTGTCCGACGCCCTGGCCGGGGCGCTCGGCCTGCGTGTCACCGGCCCTCTCGTGCCCGATGCCTCCGATCCGGAAGGCCGTCGCGGCCTCGGCCGGATCTGCGAGCTGGACCACCCCGAGACGCTGGGCGACTTCGCGGCCCGCGCCGCCGCCCGGCTGCCCGCCACCGCGCAGGGCATCCGGCTGGCCGGCGACCCGGGGGCGACCGTGCGCACGGTCGCCGTCAGCGGCGGCTCCGGCGACAGCCTCTTCGACGCGGTGCGCGCGGCCGGCGTGGACGCCTTCCTCACCGCCGACCTGCGCCACCACCCGGCCTCCGAGGCCGTGCAGCACTCCCCGCTCGGCCTGGTCGACGCCGCGCACTGGGCCACCGAGTGGCCCTGGTGCGAGCAGGCGGCGGCACAGCTCGACGCGATTTCCGACCGCCACGGATGGGACCTGCGGGTCCACGTCTCGAAGCAGGTCACCGACCCCTGGACCACCCACCACTCTTCTGGAGCCCCCAACTGA
- a CDS encoding ABC transporter permease has protein sequence MYAYVMLEVRRTLRDGAFLVFGAGMPVLMYLLFTNIGGDAGGGAGEDDWKAYSMTGMAAYGALGSSMAVGTGIAADKSLGWLRQLRITPLAPSRVVVGRAVSGSVTVLPAIVVVLLAGALVNGIRLDWWQWGALTGLLWLGTLPFTLLGIGNGYRLTPQGTGVVNVACMTGFAVAGGLWFPLDALPGWMRSVGARTPAHGFADLGWTTVAGQAPHPASLATLAAWTALFGGYAVLSYRRAARTL, from the coding sequence ATGTACGCGTACGTGATGCTGGAAGTCCGCCGGACCCTGCGCGACGGCGCGTTCCTGGTCTTCGGGGCGGGGATGCCGGTGCTGATGTACCTGCTCTTCACCAACATCGGCGGGGACGCGGGCGGCGGTGCGGGCGAGGACGACTGGAAGGCGTACTCGATGACCGGCATGGCCGCGTACGGGGCGCTCGGTTCGTCGATGGCGGTGGGGACGGGGATCGCGGCCGACAAGTCCCTGGGCTGGCTGCGGCAGTTGAGGATCACACCGCTCGCCCCGTCGCGGGTGGTGGTGGGGCGGGCGGTGAGCGGTTCGGTGACCGTGCTGCCCGCGATCGTCGTGGTGCTGCTGGCGGGGGCGCTGGTGAACGGGATCCGGCTGGACTGGTGGCAGTGGGGGGCGCTGACCGGTCTGCTGTGGCTGGGGACGCTGCCGTTCACCCTGCTCGGCATCGGCAACGGCTACCGCCTCACGCCGCAGGGCACCGGCGTGGTCAACGTCGCCTGCATGACCGGGTTCGCGGTGGCCGGCGGCCTGTGGTTCCCGCTGGACGCCCTGCCCGGTTGGATGCGGAGCGTCGGCGCCCGCACGCCCGCGCACGGCTTCGCCGATCTGGGATGGACGACGGTCGCCGGCCAGGCGCCGCACCCCGCCTCCCTCGCCACGCTCGCCGCCTGGACGGCGTTGTTCGGCGGCTACGCGGTCCTCTCGTACCGGCGTGCGGCGAGGACCCTGTGA
- a CDS encoding ABC transporter ATP-binding protein yields the protein MTTTGATDGHADGVGAAADAGTGAEESGARVAAGGGGPDAPAVRFAGVTKSFRTAGRSGGAVRAVDGVDLTVRPGETVALLGRNGAGKSTTIGLLLGLDDADEGSVELFGRAPGQAVRAGLVGAMLQDGRPIPRVTVRELVGFVASTYPAPMALGEVLGLAGAAEFADRRVDKLSGGQTQRVRFAVALAGNPRLVVLDEPTAALDVEARRAFWDSMRAFAARGNTVLFSTHHLEEADGNAARIVVLDRGRIVADDSGDGIRRAAGGGLVGIDLAGSTADGLRRLPGVCHVEVRGERALLRSSDPDATVVALAGMGAVRGLLVSRATLEDAFLALTSAGPAAAPKETR from the coding sequence ATGACAACAACGGGGGCGACGGACGGGCACGCCGACGGGGTCGGGGCTGCCGCCGACGCCGGGACGGGCGCGGAGGAGAGCGGGGCGCGGGTGGCGGCGGGCGGAGGGGGTCCGGACGCGCCGGCGGTGCGGTTCGCCGGGGTGACGAAGTCCTTCCGGACGGCCGGGCGGTCGGGCGGGGCCGTCCGGGCGGTGGACGGCGTCGACCTGACGGTCCGGCCCGGGGAGACGGTCGCCCTGCTGGGCCGCAACGGCGCCGGGAAGTCGACGACCATCGGCTTGCTGCTGGGTCTCGACGACGCCGACGAGGGGTCGGTGGAGCTCTTCGGCCGGGCGCCCGGGCAGGCGGTGCGGGCGGGACTGGTGGGCGCGATGCTCCAGGACGGCAGGCCGATTCCCCGGGTGACCGTGAGGGAGTTGGTCGGTTTCGTGGCATCCACCTACCCCGCGCCGATGGCGCTCGGTGAGGTGCTCGGGCTGGCGGGGGCCGCGGAGTTCGCGGACCGCCGCGTCGACAAGCTCTCCGGTGGGCAGACCCAGCGGGTGCGGTTCGCGGTCGCATTGGCGGGCAATCCCCGGCTGGTCGTGCTGGACGAGCCGACGGCCGCGCTGGACGTGGAGGCCCGCCGGGCGTTCTGGGACTCGATGCGGGCCTTCGCGGCGCGCGGCAACACCGTGCTCTTCTCCACGCACCATCTGGAGGAGGCGGACGGGAACGCCGCCCGGATCGTCGTCCTCGACCGGGGGCGGATCGTCGCGGACGACAGCGGGGACGGCATCCGGCGGGCGGCGGGCGGCGGCCTCGTCGGAATCGACCTGGCGGGCTCCACGGCCGACGGACTGCGGCGCCTGCCGGGCGTCTGCCACGTCGAAGTCCGGGGAGAGCGTGCCCTGTTGCGCTCCTCGGACCCGGACGCCACCGTCGTCGCCCTGGCCGGCATGGGGGCGGTCCGCGGGCTGCTCGTGTCGCGGGCCACGCTGGAGGACGCGTTCCTCGCTCTGACCTCGGCGGGTCCCGCCGCCGCGCCGAAGGAGACCCGGTGA
- a CDS encoding DUF2071 domain-containing protein, which yields MALPYVNPEPITADPPRAEDRPVLTQSWLDLTFLHWAVEPALVAPLLPAGTRPDTLDGATYVGLVAFRMHRVGWFGLPGIPYLGSFPETNVRLYSVDAHGRRGVVFRSLDASRLLPVAVGRGAFGLPYMWSKMDVRREHDTVTYTSRRRWGRPAGASSRITVRVGGQVEEPSELQHFLTARWGMHSTFFGRSRYLPNTHPRWPLHHAELLGHGEDLIAAAGLPAPAGGPVSVLYSPGVPVRFGFPPRAPGGIPTP from the coding sequence ATGGCGCTGCCGTACGTGAACCCCGAACCGATAACGGCCGACCCGCCCCGCGCGGAGGACCGTCCCGTGCTCACCCAGTCCTGGCTGGACCTGACCTTCCTCCACTGGGCGGTCGAGCCGGCCCTCGTCGCCCCGCTGCTTCCCGCCGGCACCCGGCCGGACACGCTGGACGGCGCCACCTACGTCGGGCTCGTCGCCTTCCGGATGCACCGCGTGGGGTGGTTCGGCCTGCCGGGGATCCCGTATCTCGGCTCCTTCCCGGAGACCAACGTCCGCCTGTACTCGGTGGACGCCCACGGCCGGCGCGGCGTGGTCTTCCGGTCGCTCGACGCCTCCCGTCTGCTTCCCGTCGCCGTCGGACGGGGCGCGTTCGGCCTGCCGTACATGTGGTCGAAGATGGACGTCCGACGGGAGCACGACACGGTGACCTACACCAGCCGGCGGCGGTGGGGCCGGCCGGCCGGCGCGTCCAGCCGGATCACCGTGCGCGTCGGCGGCCAGGTCGAGGAGCCGTCGGAGCTCCAACACTTCCTGACCGCGCGCTGGGGCATGCACAGCACCTTCTTCGGCCGCTCCCGCTACCTCCCGAACACCCACCCGCGCTGGCCCCTGCACCACGCGGAGCTCCTCGGGCACGGTGAGGACCTGATAGCGGCGGCGGGGCTCCCCGCGCCGGCCGGGGGACCCGTCAGCGTGCTGTACTCGCCGGGGGTCCCGGTGCGGTTCGGGTTCCCGCCCCGCGCACCGGGCGGCATCCCCACGCCCTGA
- a CDS encoding DHA2 family efflux MFS transporter permease subunit — MADLSLDDVSSETRPDTRRLRPRTWAAVVAACTGQFLVVLDVSVVNVALPSMRSDLGLSAAGLSWVLNLYSIAFAGFMLLGGRAADLFGRKRMFLVGLGLFTAASLAGGLAQEGWQLLAARAGQGLGAAVLSPATLTLLTAALPEGPARVRAIGTWMAVGAGGGAAGGLIGGILTDLLSWRWVLLINVPVGALVLGGAVFLLAEGRGGRRRRIDLPGAVLVTAGLAVLAYGIVQTEAAGWTAPETLVPLLGGVALLGAFVLVESRTAAPLMPLRVLGVRAVASANAAMLLLGSATFSMWYFMTVYTQNVLGYTPLQAGLALLPTSVAIVLGSKLAPRFMARTGAKPMALTGVLLTVAGFGWQSTLGADSTYATGILMPGVLMAFGMGFVSTPLASLATSGAAPGDAGLVSGLVNTSRTMGGALGLAVLSTVAAARTGDSTAPADLTAGYALAFRTASGVLLAAALLVLLWLPGAKAGRDAGGR; from the coding sequence ATGGCAGACCTCTCTCTCGACGACGTTTCCTCCGAGACCCGCCCGGACACCCGCCGGCTGAGGCCCCGCACCTGGGCGGCGGTGGTCGCGGCCTGCACGGGGCAGTTCCTCGTCGTGCTCGACGTGTCGGTCGTCAATGTGGCGTTGCCGTCGATGCGGAGCGACCTCGGGCTGAGCGCCGCCGGACTCAGCTGGGTCCTCAACCTCTACTCGATCGCGTTCGCCGGCTTCATGCTGCTGGGCGGCCGGGCCGCCGACCTCTTCGGCCGCAAGCGGATGTTCCTCGTCGGTCTCGGGCTCTTCACCGCGGCCTCGCTCGCGGGCGGACTGGCCCAGGAGGGCTGGCAGTTGCTGGCCGCCCGCGCCGGGCAGGGGCTCGGTGCCGCCGTGCTCTCGCCGGCCACTCTCACGCTCCTGACCGCCGCACTCCCGGAGGGTCCGGCGCGCGTGCGCGCGATAGGCACCTGGATGGCGGTGGGCGCGGGCGGCGGAGCGGCCGGCGGACTGATCGGCGGGATCCTCACGGACCTGCTCTCCTGGCGCTGGGTCCTGCTGATCAACGTGCCCGTCGGCGCCCTGGTCCTGGGCGGCGCCGTGTTCCTGCTCGCCGAAGGCCGGGGCGGCCGACGTCGCCGGATCGACCTGCCGGGGGCGGTCCTCGTCACCGCGGGCCTCGCCGTCCTCGCCTACGGCATCGTGCAGACCGAAGCGGCCGGCTGGACGGCCCCCGAGACGCTGGTGCCCCTGCTCGGCGGAGTGGCCCTGCTCGGCGCATTCGTGCTGGTCGAGTCGCGTACGGCCGCCCCCCTGATGCCCCTGCGGGTGCTCGGCGTACGGGCCGTGGCCTCGGCCAACGCGGCGATGCTGCTGCTCGGCTCGGCGACCTTCTCGATGTGGTACTTCATGACCGTGTACACGCAGAACGTGCTCGGCTACACCCCTCTGCAGGCCGGGCTCGCCCTGCTGCCCACCTCCGTCGCGATCGTCCTCGGCTCGAAGCTCGCCCCACGCTTCATGGCGCGCACCGGTGCGAAGCCGATGGCCCTCACCGGCGTCCTCCTCACCGTCGCGGGCTTCGGCTGGCAGTCCACCCTGGGCGCGGACAGCACCTACGCGACCGGCATCCTGATGCCCGGCGTCCTGATGGCCTTCGGCATGGGCTTCGTCTCCACCCCGCTCGCTTCCCTCGCCACCTCGGGCGCCGCGCCCGGGGACGCCGGCCTGGTCTCCGGTCTCGTCAACACCTCCCGGACGATGGGCGGGGCACTCGGACTGGCGGTGCTCTCCACGGTCGCCGCCGCCCGGACCGGAGACTCGACCGCCCCGGCCGACCTCACCGCCGGGTACGCCCTCGCCTTCCGTACGGCCTCCGGGGTGCTCCTGGCGGCGGCCCTCCTGGTGCTCCTGTGGCTGCCCGGCGCGAAGGCGGGACGGGACGCCGGAGGGCGCTGA
- a CDS encoding bifunctional RNase H/acid phosphatase, whose amino-acid sequence MSATHQLVVEADGGSRGNPGPAGYGAVVVDPATGETLAEAAAYIGVATNNVAEYRGLIAGLRAAKALFPEAADGGVRVHVRMDSKLVVEQMSGRWKIKHPDMKPLAAEAAAVFPPSAVTYEWMPRERNKHADRLANEAMDAGRRGEQWEPSASTAALDAPARPADAPPAEAREVGDASAGAARVRAALAAARTGGTGAESAAGTAPLASGPSAAPAATPRVGWAAAPDMGAPATFLLLRHGETVLTPEKRFSGSGGTDPELSATGREQAARAAAHFAVAGTVQEIVSSPLRRCRETAGAVADRLGLDVTIDEGLRETDFAAWEGLSFAEVRERYGSDLTTWLGDPRAAPTGGGESFVEVADRVAAARDRLAAAYAGRTVLLVSHVTPIKTLIRLALGAPPESMFRMELAAASLCEVAYYGDGNASVRLFNDTSYLR is encoded by the coding sequence GTGAGCGCGACCCACCAGCTCGTCGTCGAAGCCGACGGAGGCTCCCGGGGCAACCCGGGACCGGCCGGCTACGGCGCCGTCGTCGTGGACCCGGCGACCGGCGAGACCCTCGCCGAGGCCGCCGCGTACATCGGCGTCGCGACGAACAACGTCGCCGAGTACCGGGGCCTGATCGCCGGCCTCCGGGCCGCCAAGGCGCTCTTCCCGGAGGCGGCGGACGGGGGTGTCCGGGTCCACGTGCGGATGGACTCGAAGCTGGTGGTCGAGCAGATGTCGGGCCGCTGGAAGATCAAGCACCCCGACATGAAGCCCCTCGCGGCGGAGGCGGCCGCCGTCTTCCCGCCCTCCGCCGTCACGTACGAGTGGATGCCCCGCGAGCGGAACAAGCACGCGGACCGGCTCGCCAACGAGGCGATGGACGCCGGCCGCCGGGGCGAGCAGTGGGAGCCCTCCGCCTCCACCGCCGCCCTGGACGCCCCGGCCCGCCCCGCCGACGCCCCTCCGGCCGAGGCGCGCGAGGTGGGCGACGCCTCCGCCGGCGCCGCCAGGGTCCGGGCCGCCCTGGCCGCCGCCCGTACCGGCGGTACGGGCGCCGAGTCCGCCGCCGGTACCGCTCCCCTTGCCTCCGGGCCGAGCGCCGCCCCGGCCGCCACGCCCCGGGTGGGCTGGGCCGCCGCGCCGGACATGGGCGCCCCCGCCACCTTCCTGCTGCTCCGGCACGGGGAAACCGTCCTCACCCCGGAGAAGCGGTTCTCCGGCAGCGGCGGCACCGATCCCGAGCTCTCCGCGACCGGCCGGGAACAGGCCGCCCGCGCCGCCGCGCACTTCGCGGTGGCCGGTACGGTCCAGGAGATCGTCAGCTCACCGCTGCGCCGCTGCCGCGAGACGGCCGGCGCGGTCGCGGACCGCCTCGGTCTCGACGTGACGATCGACGAAGGGCTGCGGGAGACGGACTTCGCCGCATGGGAAGGGCTCTCCTTCGCCGAGGTGCGCGAACGGTACGGCTCCGACCTGACGACCTGGCTCGGCGACCCCCGGGCGGCGCCCACGGGCGGCGGCGAGAGCTTCGTGGAGGTCGCGGACCGGGTGGCCGCCGCGCGCGACCGGCTGGCCGCCGCGTACGCGGGCCGCACCGTGCTGCTGGTCAGCCATGTGACGCCCATCAAGACACTGATCAGGCTGGCCCTGGGCGCCCCGCCGGAGTCCATGTTCCGGATGGAACTCGCCGCCGCCTCGCTCTGCGAGGTCGCGTACTACGGCGACGGCAACGCCTCCGTACGCCTCTTCAACGACACGTCCTACCTGCGGTAG
- a CDS encoding sensor histidine kinase, translating into MPWLLLGLGSFSNLWKGETPNPWVGALGVLLFNSCYVQLVFRRSAAPGRRDRVSMALLGAMAVITFGLAIGYGGSWLLFFPLLSLACGTILRGRRLALGLGGLAVCAVGVALWRGDHAADPWTIGYGTFLSGAVTAALFALAETVRELRDAQAELARGAVERERLRFSRDLHDLLGHTLSVIVVKSEAARRLARLDLDAALGQVADIESVGRQALTEVRGAVTGYRAGSLSGELDRALSALAAAGIEGEVHRTGPPLTPRAEALLGWVVREAVTNAVRHSGAARCVLAVTSGEARVRLTVSDDGPGAGRPGRDRTGDGAGRDAGTDGSEPSYAYGGTGLAGLSERLALAGGSLRAAPGADGGFVVRAELPGEPAAGAPVGD; encoded by the coding sequence ATGCCGTGGCTGCTGCTGGGGCTCGGGTCGTTCTCCAACCTCTGGAAGGGCGAGACCCCTAATCCGTGGGTGGGGGCGCTGGGTGTCCTGCTGTTCAACTCCTGCTACGTCCAGCTGGTGTTCCGGAGGTCCGCCGCTCCGGGACGGCGGGACCGCGTCTCCATGGCGCTGCTCGGTGCGATGGCGGTGATCACCTTCGGGCTGGCGATCGGCTACGGCGGGTCCTGGCTGCTCTTCTTCCCCCTGCTCTCCCTGGCGTGCGGGACGATCCTGCGCGGGCGGCGACTCGCCCTCGGGCTGGGAGGGCTGGCGGTCTGCGCGGTGGGCGTCGCGCTGTGGCGCGGGGACCACGCCGCGGACCCGTGGACGATCGGGTACGGCACGTTCCTCTCCGGCGCGGTGACGGCCGCGCTCTTCGCCCTCGCCGAGACCGTGCGGGAACTCCGCGACGCTCAGGCCGAGTTGGCGCGCGGTGCGGTGGAGCGGGAGCGGCTGCGGTTCTCGCGCGACCTGCACGACCTGCTGGGGCACACCCTGTCGGTGATCGTGGTGAAGTCGGAGGCGGCCCGCCGGCTGGCGCGCCTGGACCTCGACGCGGCGCTCGGTCAGGTCGCGGACATCGAGTCGGTCGGCCGGCAGGCCCTCACCGAGGTGCGGGGGGCGGTGACGGGCTACCGCGCGGGCAGCCTCTCCGGCGAGCTCGACCGCGCGCTGTCGGCGTTGGCCGCCGCCGGCATCGAGGGGGAGGTCCACCGCACGGGGCCGCCGCTGACCCCGCGCGCCGAAGCGCTGCTGGGCTGGGTGGTGCGCGAGGCGGTGACCAATGCCGTACGCCACAGCGGAGCGGCCCGCTGCGTGCTCGCCGTCACCTCCGGAGAGGCGCGGGTACGCCTGACGGTGAGCGACGACGGCCCCGGCGCCGGGCGCCCCGGCAGGGACAGGACCGGCGACGGGGCGGGCCGGGACGCCGGAACGGACGGGTCGGAGCCCTCCTACGCCTACGGGGGTACGGGCCTGGCGGGGCTCTCCGAACGGCTCGCCCTCGCGGGCGGCTCGCTGCGGGCCGCCCCGGGGGCGGACGGCGGCTTCGTCGTGCGCGCGGAGCTGCCCGGTGAGCCGGCGGCGGGTGCGCCGGTGGGAGACTGA
- the eda gene encoding bifunctional 4-hydroxy-2-oxoglutarate aldolase/2-dehydro-3-deoxy-phosphogluconate aldolase produces MTSPAPASPVHADAPPVASVIDLAPVLPVVVVEDAADAVPLARALVAGGLPAIEVTLRTPAALDAIAAVAREVPRAVVGAGTVISAANVADAVAAGARFLVSPGWTDTLLAAMRASGVAFLPGVSSASEVVALLERGVTDMKFFPAEAAGGTAHLAALASPLPQARFCPTGGISAASAPRYLALPNVGCVGGSWMVPADAVAAKDWARVERLAAGAAALRG; encoded by the coding sequence ATGACCTCCCCCGCACCCGCCTCCCCCGTGCACGCCGACGCCCCGCCCGTCGCGTCCGTGATCGATCTCGCCCCCGTCCTCCCCGTCGTCGTGGTGGAGGACGCCGCCGACGCGGTGCCGCTCGCCCGGGCGCTCGTCGCGGGCGGCCTCCCGGCGATCGAGGTGACGTTGCGGACGCCCGCCGCACTGGACGCGATCGCGGCCGTCGCCCGCGAGGTGCCGCGGGCCGTCGTGGGCGCGGGCACGGTGATATCCGCGGCGAACGTGGCGGACGCGGTGGCCGCCGGGGCCCGGTTCCTGGTCAGCCCGGGCTGGACGGACACCCTGCTGGCCGCGATGCGGGCTTCCGGGGTGGCGTTCCTGCCGGGCGTCTCGTCGGCCTCCGAGGTGGTCGCCCTGCTGGAACGCGGGGTCACCGACATGAAGTTCTTCCCGGCGGAAGCGGCCGGCGGCACGGCCCATCTCGCCGCACTCGCCTCACCGCTGCCACAGGCGCGGTTCTGCCCCACCGGGGGCATCTCGGCCGCCTCCGCACCGCGCTACCTCGCCCTGCCCAACGTCGGCTGCGTGGGCGGAAGTTGGATGGTCCCGGCGGACGCCGTAGCCGCGAAGGACTGGGCGCGGGTGGAGCGGCTGGCCGCCGGAGCGGCGGCCCTGCGCGGCTGA
- a CDS encoding C4-type zinc ribbon domain-containing protein encodes MNAAPADQIRLLDVQALDVRLAQIAHKRSSLPEHAEIESLNNDLTQLRDLLVASQTEESDTSREQTKAEQDVDQVRQRSVRDQQRLDSGAVSSSKDLENLQREITSLAKRQGDLEDVVLEIMERREAAQERVAELTDRVAAVQAKVDDATERRDTALGELDAQTETVTKDRAVVAEVIPADLLKLYDKLRTQQGGVGAARLYQRRCEGCRLELNITEVNDVKAASPDTVLRCENCHRILVRTSDSGL; translated from the coding sequence CTGAACGCCGCGCCCGCCGACCAGATCCGACTCCTCGACGTCCAGGCCCTCGACGTACGCCTCGCGCAGATCGCGCACAAGCGGTCCTCGCTGCCGGAGCACGCCGAGATCGAGTCCCTCAACAACGACCTCACCCAGCTCCGCGACCTGCTGGTCGCCTCCCAGACCGAGGAGAGCGACACCAGCCGCGAGCAGACCAAGGCGGAGCAGGACGTCGACCAGGTGCGCCAGCGCTCCGTCCGCGACCAGCAGCGTCTCGACTCCGGCGCGGTCTCCTCGTCCAAGGACCTGGAGAACCTCCAGCGCGAGATCACCTCGCTCGCCAAGCGCCAGGGTGACCTGGAGGACGTCGTCCTGGAGATCATGGAGCGCCGCGAGGCCGCCCAGGAGCGGGTCGCCGAGCTGACCGACCGGGTCGCCGCCGTCCAGGCCAAGGTCGACGACGCCACCGAGCGCCGCGACACCGCGCTGGGTGAGCTCGACGCGCAGACCGAGACGGTCACCAAGGACCGCGCGGTCGTCGCCGAGGTCATCCCCGCCGACCTGCTGAAGCTCTACGACAAGCTCCGCACCCAGCAGGGCGGCGTCGGTGCCGCCCGGCTCTACCAGCGCCGCTGCGAGGGCTGCCGCCTGGAGCTGAACATCACCGAGGTCAACGACGTGAAGGCGGCGTCCCCCGACACCGTCCTGCGCTGCGAGAACTGCCACCGCATCCTGGTGCGCACCTCGGACTCGGGCCTGTAG
- the yaaA gene encoding peroxide stress protein YaaA, producing MLVLLPPSEGKAAPGRGAPLKPESLSLQGLAAARAAVLDELVELCRADEEKARGVLGLTEGLRGEIGKNAELCTAPTRPAGEIYTGVLYDALDLATLDAAARRRAAASLLIFSGLWGAVRVGDRIPSYRCSMGVRLPGVGSLAAHWRAAMEAVLPETAGDGLVLDLRSSAYASAWKPKGELAGRTASVRVLQSQWVGGVEKRSVVSHFNKATKGRMVRDLLGAGTAPTDPERLVEALRDLGYVVEAQAPARAGRPWSLDVVVTEIH from the coding sequence GTGCTCGTGCTGTTGCCGCCCTCCGAGGGGAAGGCCGCCCCGGGGCGGGGAGCACCCCTGAAGCCCGAGTCCCTGTCGTTGCAGGGGCTCGCCGCGGCGCGGGCGGCGGTCCTCGACGAGCTGGTGGAGTTGTGCCGGGCCGACGAGGAGAAGGCGCGGGGTGTGCTCGGGCTCACCGAAGGGCTGCGCGGGGAGATCGGCAAGAACGCGGAGCTGTGTACGGCTCCGACCCGGCCGGCCGGCGAGATCTACACCGGGGTCCTCTACGACGCGCTGGACCTGGCCACCCTGGACGCGGCGGCCCGGCGGCGCGCCGCGGCGTCGCTGCTGATCTTCTCCGGGCTCTGGGGCGCCGTGCGGGTGGGCGACCGGATTCCGTCGTACCGCTGCTCGATGGGGGTCAGACTGCCGGGCGTCGGCTCCCTCGCGGCGCACTGGCGGGCGGCGATGGAGGCGGTGCTGCCGGAGACCGCCGGGGACGGCCTCGTCCTGGACCTGCGGTCCTCCGCGTACGCCTCGGCATGGAAGCCCAAGGGGGAGCTCGCGGGGCGGACGGCGAGCGTGCGGGTGCTCCAGTCGCAGTGGGTGGGCGGGGTCGAGAAGCGGTCCGTGGTCAGCCACTTCAACAAGGCGACGAAGGGACGCATGGTCCGCGACCTGTTGGGGGCGGGCACGGCCCCGACGGACCCGGAGCGGCTCGTGGAGGCGTTGCGGGACCTCGGTTACGTGGTGGAGGCGCAGGCGCCCGCGCGGGCGGGTCGGCCGTGGTCGCTCGACGTCGTGGTCACGGAGATCCACTGA